A region from the Leguminivora glycinivorella isolate SPB_JAAS2020 chromosome 3, LegGlyc_1.1, whole genome shotgun sequence genome encodes:
- the LOC125242773 gene encoding uncharacterized protein LOC125242773 translates to MRLTRNRTLDLFHKICKIIYLSCATNFWFEDMKYPAKFMRIYDAISFILEMIVASFIISSWGAFFTQPNLTEKQSADRSLFALSHATLYAVYSSTVYYKEKVRELVKTLALSLKAVCDDEEIETMMIRTTFGYLMALVFMCSSTLFSYGVENGIQALTTNVENRTQIAGATRIIFYIVWWIFAIRVVSVYLIILTSTIAIAHNFKNLCKYFEDLNTIFEVSGSQEEKERRYEDGFKVGIQMHSLTLWCIQQTQQVGGVAFSAQLIMNVWVLIMLMIQMMFTERTLMAVMPIAFMAAAVLVGTAVFVWNAGNVTIEASRLPTAMFHSGWHNCTRKSSVRIRKVVTIAIAQAQKRVLIKGLGFIELSYESYVKIVKTSYSLFSVIY, encoded by the exons ATGAGGCTTACAAGGAACCGAACACTTGATCTTTTCCACAAAATCTGTAAAATTATCTATCTCAGCTGCGCTACCAATTTCTGGTTTGAAGACATGAAATATCCCGCAAAGTTCATGAGAATCTACGACGCCATATCTTTTATCTTAGAAATGATTGTAGCATCGTTCATCATTTCTAGTTGGGGTGCTTTTTTCACTCAACCAAATTTGACGGAAAAGCAGAGCGCTGATAGGTCTTTATTTGCGCTGTCACATGCAACTCTCTACGCTGTTTACAGCAGCACGGTTTATTACAAAGAGAAGGTTCGAGAACTGGTGAAGACGCTAGCTCTGAGTTTGAAGGCAGTGTGTGATGATGAGGAGATTGAGACGATGATGATTAGAACGACGTTTGGGTATCTCATGGCGTTGGTTTTCATGTGTTCGTCCACTTTGTTTTCTTATGGGGTTGAAAATGGAATCCAAGCCCTTACAacaa ACGTCGAAAACCGAACACAGATCGCTGGAGCCACTCGCATAATATTCTACATAGTCTGGTGGATTTTCGCGATCAGAGTCGTTTCCGTCTACCTCATCATCCTCACTAGTACTATCGCAATCGCACACAACTTTAAAAACCTGTGCAAATACTTTGAAGACCTGAACACCATTTTTGAGGTTAGCGGCAGTCAGGAAGAGAAGGAGAGGAGATATGAAGATGGATTTAAAGTCGGGATTCAAATGCATTCTCTTACGTTATG GTGCATTCAGCAGACGCAGCAGGTAGGCGGAGTGGCGTTCAGCGCGCAGTTGATCATGAATGTTTGGGTACTGATAATGCTCATGATTCAGATGATG tTCACAGAGCGGACTCTGATGGCAGTGATGCCGATAGCCTTCATGGCTGCGGCGGTTCTGGTGGGCACTGCTGTGTTTGTCTGGAATGCTGGCAACGTCACTATTGAG gcATCGCGTCTGCCAACCGCCATGTTTCACTCGGGTTGGCACAACTGCACGAGAAAGTCCTCGGTGCGGATCCGGAAAGTGGTCACCATTGCCATCGCACAAGctcag AAACGAGTTTTGATAAAAGGACTTGGGTTCATCGAGCTGTCATATGAATCATACGTAAAG ATTGTCAAGACATCATACTCTCTATTTTCCGTAATATACTGA